In Seriola aureovittata isolate HTS-2021-v1 ecotype China chromosome 17, ASM2101889v1, whole genome shotgun sequence, a genomic segment contains:
- the LOC130185081 gene encoding complement C1q-like protein 2 — protein MKKIVVLFVALTCSLCDVQVNENNDKVHQCGGSSSCCKIYSLTSITHLGAVEEKITNMAEKITLLEAKLQNTEKEVVELRSLTGGTPQVAFSVALRDSGSGDIGPFNTAIALQYKRVFSNTGSCYNPSTGIFTAMVKGMYFFRFSMFNNLSPVPNSVVSLMKNGQRLVSVWDTSGSDINDMGSNAVVIPLELGDNVYVELQANRIVYDDSMNYNTFSGFLLFTV, from the exons ATGAAGAAGATTGTAGTCCTGTTTGTTGCGCTCACCTGCAGTCTATGTGACGTTCAggttaatgaaaacaatgataaaGTCCATCAGTGCGGAGGATCATCCAGCTGCTGTAAAATCTATTCCCTCACTTCCATAACCCACCTGGGAGCAGTGGAAGAGAAAATCACAAACATGGCAGAAAAAATAACACTCCTGGAGGCCAAGttgcaaaacactgaaaaagaagTCGTGGAGCTGCGGAGCCTTACTGGAG GCACACCTCAGGTGGCCTTTTCTGTAGCTCTCAGGGATTCTGGCTCTGGAGACATTGGACCTTTCAATACTGCTATCGCTCTGCAGTACAAGAGGGTCTTCTCAAACACTGGCAGTTGCTACAATCCTTCAACAG GCATTTTCACAGCAATGGTCAAAGGAATGTACTTCTTTCGATTCTCAATGTTCAACAACTTAAGTCCTGTTCCCAACTCTGTTGTAAGCCTCATGAAGAACGGTCAGCGGCTGGTCTCTGTCTGGGACACCTCAGGTTCTGACATCAACGACATGGGCAGCAATGCTGTGGTCATCCCCCTCGAGCTGGGAGATAACGTGTATGTAGAGCTCCAGGCAAACAGGATTGTCTATGATGATAGCATGAACTACAACACCTTCAGTGGTTTTCTACTCTTCACTGTGTAA
- the hsd17b1 gene encoding estradiol 17-beta-dehydrogenase 1 translates to MDKKVVLITGCSSGIGLSLAVRLASDPEKTFKVYATMRNLAKKERLLECVKGLHKDTLDILQMDVTDRQSILDARDRVVEKRLDILVCNAGVGLMGPLELQSSDTMRQILEVNILGTIQTIQAFLPEMKAQSQGRILVTGSTEGLHGLPFNEVYCASKFAIEGACESLAVLLQNFNIHVSLIECGPVNTDFLVNMQKAELGNTSLQQVDTKTVSLYEKYLQHCDSVFQNAAQDTEDIVKVFLDAIQSPSPTFRYFTSGGVPPLTQLKITEPDGSQCVRAMSKIIFSVEEQ, encoded by the exons ATGGACAAGAAGGTGGTGCTGATCACAGGCTGCTCTTCGGGAATCGGCCTCAGCCTGGCTGTCCGTCTGGCATCTGACCCTGAAAAAACATTCAAAG TCTATGCCACAATGAGGAACCTGGCCAAGAAAGAGCGTCTTTTAGAGTGTGTGAAAGGCCTGCACAAAGACACCTTGGACATTCTCCAAATGGATGTGACGGACCGGCAGTCAATTCTGGATGCGAGGGACAGGGTTGTGGAGAAACGACTGGACATTCTGG TGTGTAATGCTGGTGTGGGTTTGATGGGGCCCCTGGAGCTGCAGTCCTCGGACACGATGAGGCAAATTTTGGAGGTCAACATCTTAGGTACCATCCAGACCATCCAGGCTTTCCTACCAGAGATGAAGGCTCAGAGCCAGGGCCGCATTCTGGTCACGGGCAGCACCGAAGGGCTTCACG GTCTCCCTTTTAATGAGGTGTACTGTGCCAGTAAATTTGCAATAGAGGGAGCATGTGAGAGTTTGGCCGTCCTCCTGCAAAACTTCAATATCCA TGTCAGTCTCATTGAGTGTGGTCCAGTCAACACAGACTTCCTGGTCAACATGCAGAAGGCGGAGCTTGGGAATACTTCTCTCCAACAGGTTGATACCAAGACAGTCAGCCTCTATGAAAAATACCTGCAGCACTGTGACTCTGTTTTCCAAAACGCAGCACAGGACACTGAGGACATTGTAAAG GTATTTCTAGATGCCATCCAGTCACCCAGCCCCACGTTCAGATATTTCACCAGTGGTGGTGTTCCACCTCTAACCCAACTGAAGATAACAGAGCCAGATGGCTCACAGTGCGTCCGTGCTATGAGCAAAATAATCTTCTCAGTTGAGGAACAATAA
- the arf2a gene encoding ADP-ribosylation factor 2a: protein MGNIASLFKGLFGKKEMRILMVGLDAAGKTTILYKLKLGEIVTTIPTIGFNVETVEFKNISFTVWDVGGQDKIRPLWRHYFQNTQGLIFVVDSNDRERVGEAKEELMRMLAEDELRDAVLLVFANKQDLPNAMNAAEITDKLTLHSLRQRNWYIQATCATSGDGLYEGLDWLSSQLKNAK, encoded by the exons ATGGGGAATATTGCTAGCCTGTTTAAAGGGTTGTTTGGCAAGAAAGAGATGAGGATCCTGATGGTAGGACTGGATGCTGCGGGAAAGACCACCATCCTGTACAAGCTCAAACTGGGAGAAATTGTTACCACAATCCCTACCATTG GTTTTAATGTAGAGACGGTAGAATTCAAGAACATCAGTTTTACAGTGTGGGATGTCGGTGGTCAGGACAAGATCAGGCCACTCTGGAGGCATTACTTCCAAAACACACAAG gCCTTATCTTCGTAGTAGACAGTAATGACAGGGAACGAGTCGGTGAGGCAAAGGAGGAGCTGATGCGAATGCTGGCTGAGGACGAGCTGAGGGATGCCGTGTTGCTCGTGTTTGCCAACAAACAG GACCTGCCCAACGCCATGAATGCAGCTGAGATCACAGACAAGCTGACCCTGCACTCCCTGCGCCAACGTAACTGGTATATCCAGGCCACATGCGCCACCAGTGGAGATGGTCTCTATGAGGGTCTGGACTGGCTTTCAAGCCAGCTGAAAAACGCAAAATGA
- the si:ch73-141c7.1 gene encoding coenzyme Q-binding protein COQ10 homolog, mitochondrial yields MANKTTPILFKALLDMSEVHSSKVVRGNTKGANFRHLGSCGALAVRRSSLPLSPATSICIPSRSFINLALPISTRRMEYTECRTLGYTPEQMYKVVASVDQYHHFVPWCKKSQVVKGQNGDVRAELEIGFPPIVERYTSEVTVVPNHQVRAVCTDGSLFSHLETTWRFAPGAKDLPDSCKVDFYVSFEFRSILHSQLASVFFDEVVKQMVSAFESRAATLYRNQQVSLRRRST; encoded by the exons ATGGCGAACAAAACGACACCTATTCTCTTCAAGGCGCTGCTGGACATGTCTGAAGTCCACTCCTCGAAAGTTGTGCGAGGAAACACTAAAGGAGCAAATTTCAG acactTGGGATCCTGTGGGGCCCTGGCAGTGAGGAGGAGCAGCCTGCCCCTCAGCCCCGCCACCTCCATCTGCATCCCCAGCCGCAGCTTCATCAACCTGGCTCTTCCTATCAGCACCCGCAGGATGGAGTACACCGAGTGCCGGACATTAGG GTATACTCCAGAGCAGATGTACAAGGTGGTGGCCAGTGTGGACCAGTACCACCACTTTGTTCCCTGGTGCAAGAAGTCTCAGGTGGTGAAGGGACAAAATGGTGACGTCCGGGCGGAGCTCGAAATAGGTTTTCCCCCCATCGTGGAGCGCTACACCTCTGAGGTCACAGTTGTCCCAAACCATCAAGTCAGA GCTGTGTGCACTGATGGATCCCTATTCAGCCACCTTGAAACAACATGGAGGTTTGCCCCTGGAGCCAAAGACCTACCAGACTCATGCAAAGTGGATTTCTAT GTGTCATTTGAGTTCAGGTCCATTCTGCACTCTCAGCTGGCCAGCGTGTTCTTTGACGAAGTGGTGAAGCAGATGGTCAGTGCCTTTGAGTCACGGGCGGCAACACTTTACAGGAACCAGCAGGTGTCACTGAGGAGGCGGTCTACATGA